In Flavobacterium gelatinilyticum, a genomic segment contains:
- a CDS encoding T9SS type B sorting domain-containing protein, with protein sequence MKAQFITIDDQRTPQQLIENVLVNSSCAAASNSTGSGDTFRPGRQSFAYFNSNGSGFPFSEGIVLVTSTAQSAVGPFEQQLISTDNTNWLGDSDLDQTLGIRSVNSTVLEFDFVASASLLSFNYIFASNEYQYDYPCHYSDGFAFLIKEAGTTNAYKNLAVLPNTALPVSSINIHPRIAPGTRPGGITYTGCEADNEHYFNGINGNTSPVNFAGQTVVMNAQTDVIPGKTYHVKLVIADDQNKNLESAVFLEAGSFTSKVTLGEDRTIAGNNPACFGEKVLLDTKLNSTNYTFKWYKTDNPSVTLGTNSTYEVTNAGVYKVDATVTGTTCITSGEIKIDYAPEIFSADTSLVQCDDDTDGISIFNLGKVNNIVKNNNTFISNEGFYETVTDAENKTNPIADPEHYRNKAPDQIVYARLENEFDCFKIAEVTLKISNTPIADPNPIQICDMDENQDGLSQFDLNAQVTPVIITGLPAGLTVIYYANSTDAVTETNPLPNIYSNTTPFNQTIYARVINGPSCYDIVPVNLVVNTFNPPNFDEEVLYLCKGSSKTLSVDPGFSSYLWNTGETANSIIVTSAGDYTVTVQNAAGCEKTKKFVIILSEPAVITNAVIKDFSGNDNSVLIEYTGTGNYEFSLDGVVFQDEPLFTRVPAGAYNTVVRNKNGCGLSNIFTIYVLDYPKFFTPNGDGFNDLWTIEKTSTMPNYTIHIFDRYGKLLKQLNQNSSGWNGIFNGQPLPSDDYWFTLLFADGKSVKGHFSLKR encoded by the coding sequence ATGAAAGCACAATTTATAACTATAGATGACCAAAGAACACCGCAGCAGCTTATTGAAAATGTTTTAGTTAACAGTTCATGTGCTGCGGCTTCAAACTCAACAGGAAGTGGAGACACCTTTAGACCCGGCCGTCAGAGTTTTGCATATTTTAACAGTAACGGAAGCGGTTTCCCCTTTAGTGAAGGAATTGTTTTGGTAACTTCTACAGCTCAAAGTGCTGTCGGACCATTTGAACAGCAGCTTATAAGCACTGACAATACAAACTGGCTTGGCGACAGCGATCTTGATCAGACATTAGGAATTCGTTCTGTCAATTCAACTGTATTAGAATTTGATTTTGTTGCATCTGCCAGCTTATTAAGTTTTAATTACATTTTTGCTTCAAACGAATATCAATACGACTATCCCTGCCATTATTCAGATGGATTTGCTTTTTTAATTAAAGAAGCCGGAACAACAAATGCATACAAAAATCTGGCTGTTCTTCCTAATACTGCCTTGCCGGTTTCTTCTATAAACATTCATCCAAGAATCGCACCCGGTACAAGACCAGGCGGTATTACCTATACAGGCTGCGAAGCAGATAATGAACATTATTTTAATGGTATAAACGGCAATACAAGCCCGGTAAATTTTGCGGGACAAACTGTGGTTATGAATGCCCAGACAGATGTTATTCCGGGAAAAACATATCATGTTAAGTTGGTTATTGCTGATGATCAGAACAAAAATTTAGAATCGGCTGTGTTTCTTGAAGCCGGAAGTTTTACTTCTAAAGTTACATTAGGAGAAGATCGTACTATAGCCGGAAATAATCCTGCCTGCTTTGGCGAAAAAGTACTTTTAGACACCAAATTAAACAGTACCAATTACACATTTAAATGGTATAAAACAGATAATCCTTCTGTAACCTTAGGAACAAATTCAACTTATGAAGTTACAAATGCAGGAGTCTATAAAGTAGATGCGACTGTAACAGGAACAACTTGTATTACATCCGGCGAAATAAAAATCGATTATGCACCGGAAATTTTTTCTGCTGATACATCTCTTGTACAATGTGATGATGATACTGATGGTATTTCTATTTTCAATTTAGGCAAAGTAAATAATATTGTAAAAAACAATAATACATTTATTTCTAATGAAGGTTTCTATGAAACGGTAACCGATGCAGAAAATAAAACAAATCCAATAGCAGACCCTGAGCATTACAGAAACAAAGCACCGGATCAAATTGTTTATGCACGTCTTGAAAACGAGTTTGATTGTTTTAAAATTGCCGAAGTTACCCTGAAAATTTCAAACACCCCGATAGCTGATCCAAATCCGATCCAGATTTGTGATATGGATGAAAATCAGGATGGTCTGTCTCAATTCGATCTGAACGCCCAAGTTACACCTGTTATTATCACAGGTCTTCCGGCAGGTTTAACTGTAATTTATTATGCCAATTCAACCGATGCCGTAACAGAAACCAATCCTCTGCCAAATATTTACTCTAATACAACGCCTTTTAACCAGACGATTTACGCAAGAGTCATTAACGGACCTAGTTGTTACGATATTGTTCCGGTCAATTTGGTTGTCAATACTTTTAATCCGCCAAATTTTGATGAAGAAGTTTTATATCTGTGCAAAGGCAGCAGCAAAACTCTGTCTGTAGATCCGGGATTCAGCAGTTATTTATGGAATACGGGAGAAACCGCCAATTCAATAATTGTAACAAGTGCAGGCGATTATACTGTAACCGTACAGAATGCGGCGGGATGTGAAAAAACGAAAAAGTTTGTTATCATTCTATCTGAACCTGCCGTTATAACAAATGCTGTAATCAAAGATTTCTCAGGAAACGATAATTCGGTTTTAATAGAATATACAGGTACCGGAAATTACGAATTTTCACTCGACGGAGTAGTTTTTCAGGATGAACCTCTGTTTACAAGAGTACCGGCAGGAGCCTACAATACGGTTGTAAGAAATAAAAACGGCTGCGGATTATCGAATATTTTCACCATCTATGTTTTAGATTATCCTAAATTCTTTACTCCAAACGGTGACGGTTTCAATGATTTATGGACAATAGAAAAAACGAGTACAATGCCAAATTATACCATTCACATTTTTGATCGTTACGGAAAATTATTGAAACAATTAAACCAAAACAGCTCGGGCTGGAACGGAATTTTTAATGGTCAGCCTCTTCCGTCTGATGATTACTGGTTTACGTTATTATTTGCTGATGGTAAAAGTGTGAAGGGACATTTTAGCCTGAAAAGATAA
- the typA gene encoding translational GTPase TypA gives MESIRNIAIIAHVDHGKTTLVDKIMYHCQLFRENENTGDLILDNNDLERERGITITSKNVSVQYKGTKINIIDTPGHADFGGEVERVLNMADGVCLLVDAFEGPMPQTRFVLQKAIDLGLKPCVVINKVDKENCTPEEVHEKVFDLMFELGATEEQLDFPAVYGSAKNNWMSEDWKVQTQNIEPLLDMVIANVPAPKVSEGTPQMLITSLDFSSFTGRIAIGRLERGTLKEGMPISLVKRDGKVIKSRIKELHTFEGLGRRKVEEVVAGDICAVVGIEGFEIGDTIADFENPEALQTIAIDEPTMSMLFTINDSPFFGKEGKFVTSRHIRERLTKELEKNLAMKVGETDSADKFMVFGRGVLHLSVLIETMRREGYELQIGQPQVIIKEVDGVKCEPIEELTIDLPENLSGRAVEFVTIRKGEMLSMEGKGERMIIKFNIPSRGIIGLRNQLLTATAGEAIMAHRFIGYEPYKGEIPGRNNGSLISMENGKAIPYSIDKLQDRGKFFVDPNEDIYEGQVIGENTRSDDMTVNVTKTKKLSNVRSSGADDKARIIPAIKFSLEEALEYIQKDEYVEVTPKSLRLRKIYLSETDRKRFKI, from the coding sequence ATGGAATCTATTAGAAATATTGCAATTATTGCCCACGTCGATCACGGTAAAACCACTTTGGTTGATAAAATTATGTATCACTGTCAATTATTTCGTGAGAACGAAAATACAGGTGATTTAATCTTAGATAATAATGATTTAGAGCGTGAGAGAGGTATTACTATTACTTCAAAAAACGTTTCGGTTCAGTATAAAGGAACAAAAATCAATATTATTGATACTCCAGGCCACGCGGATTTTGGAGGTGAAGTAGAACGTGTATTGAACATGGCCGATGGTGTTTGTTTGCTGGTAGATGCTTTTGAAGGACCAATGCCTCAAACGCGTTTTGTATTGCAAAAAGCGATCGACTTAGGTTTAAAACCATGTGTGGTTATCAACAAAGTTGATAAAGAAAACTGTACTCCTGAAGAAGTTCACGAGAAAGTTTTTGACTTAATGTTTGAATTAGGTGCTACGGAAGAACAATTGGATTTCCCGGCAGTTTATGGTTCTGCAAAGAACAACTGGATGTCTGAAGACTGGAAAGTTCAAACGCAAAACATTGAGCCATTATTAGATATGGTTATTGCTAACGTACCTGCTCCTAAAGTTTCTGAAGGAACTCCTCAAATGTTGATTACATCTTTAGATTTCTCTTCTTTTACAGGTCGTATCGCTATCGGACGTCTTGAAAGAGGTACTTTGAAAGAAGGAATGCCAATTTCTTTGGTAAAAAGAGATGGTAAAGTAATCAAATCAAGAATTAAAGAATTACATACTTTCGAAGGTTTAGGCCGTAGAAAAGTAGAAGAAGTTGTTGCCGGTGATATTTGTGCTGTAGTTGGTATCGAAGGTTTTGAGATTGGTGATACTATCGCTGATTTTGAAAATCCAGAAGCTTTACAAACTATTGCAATCGACGAACCAACAATGAGTATGTTGTTTACAATTAACGATTCTCCTTTCTTTGGTAAAGAAGGTAAATTTGTTACTTCCAGACATATCCGTGAAAGGTTAACAAAAGAATTGGAGAAAAATCTAGCGATGAAAGTTGGAGAAACTGATTCTGCTGATAAATTCATGGTTTTTGGTCGTGGGGTACTTCACTTGTCAGTTCTTATTGAAACTATGAGAAGAGAAGGATACGAGCTTCAAATTGGTCAGCCGCAAGTTATCATCAAAGAAGTGGATGGTGTTAAATGTGAACCAATTGAGGAATTAACTATCGACTTACCAGAAAACCTTTCAGGTAGAGCGGTTGAATTCGTAACGATCCGTAAAGGAGAAATGCTTTCTATGGAAGGTAAAGGTGAGCGTATGATTATTAAATTCAACATTCCGTCTCGTGGAATTATCGGTTTAAGAAATCAATTACTTACTGCTACTGCTGGTGAGGCTATTATGGCACACCGTTTCATTGGATACGAACCATACAAAGGAGAAATTCCTGGACGTAACAATGGTTCATTAATCTCTATGGAAAACGGAAAAGCAATTCCTTACTCTATCGATAAATTACAAGATCGTGGTAAATTCTTCGTTGATCCAAACGAGGATATCTATGAAGGTCAGGTAATTGGAGAAAACACTCGCAGCGATGATATGACTGTTAACGTTACTAAAACGAAAAAACTTTCTAACGTACGTTCTTCTGGAGCTGATGATAAAGCCAGAATTATTCCCGCTATCAAATTCTCTTTAGAAGAAGCTTTAGAGTACATTCAAAAAGATGAGTATGTTGAAGTTACTCCAAAATCACTTCGTTTAAGAAAAATCTACTTGAGCGAAACAGATAGAAAGAGATTCAAAATCTAA
- a CDS encoding ABC transporter permease, whose protein sequence is MKRLISIELQKIWKNKASSTLTLTYFILLSFIALIASIKFDVGPFKFHLAEMGIFNFPFIWHFNTYVAAWLKFFLAIVIVSMMANEYSYGTLKQNLIDGLSKKEFILSKFLTVVVFAFCSTVFVFIMSLILGLCFSSYNEIGIIFSDLDYLLAFFVKLTGFFSFCLFLGILVKRSAFALGFLLLWSIVEAIIKGFLVFQVFPNSTTGDKIVQFLPLEAMSNLILNPAPRLSVVKNIGSQIGINLTNNYAVSYFSIFIVLAWTYLFVLFSYKLLKSRDL, encoded by the coding sequence ATGAAAAGACTTATCTCTATAGAACTGCAAAAAATCTGGAAAAACAAAGCCAGCAGCACTTTAACACTCACCTATTTCATTTTACTTTCTTTTATTGCTCTTATTGCATCAATAAAATTTGACGTTGGTCCTTTTAAATTCCATCTTGCCGAAATGGGAATTTTTAATTTTCCGTTTATCTGGCACTTTAATACCTACGTGGCTGCGTGGCTTAAATTTTTTCTGGCTATTGTCATTGTTTCCATGATGGCCAACGAATACAGCTATGGAACTTTAAAACAAAACTTAATCGATGGTTTAAGCAAAAAAGAATTTATCCTCTCTAAATTTCTTACCGTAGTGGTATTTGCTTTTTGCTCTACTGTTTTTGTTTTCATAATGAGCTTAATTCTGGGACTGTGTTTTTCATCTTACAATGAAATAGGCATCATTTTTAGTGATCTGGATTATCTTTTAGCATTTTTTGTAAAACTTACAGGTTTCTTTTCTTTCTGTTTATTTTTAGGAATATTAGTAAAACGTTCTGCTTTTGCATTGGGTTTTCTTTTACTCTGGAGCATTGTTGAAGCGATAATAAAAGGTTTTTTAGTGTTTCAGGTTTTTCCAAACAGTACTACAGGCGATAAGATTGTTCAGTTTCTTCCTCTTGAAGCAATGTCGAATTTAATTTTAAATCCTGCTCCAAGATTGTCTGTGGTAAAAAATATCGGCTCGCAGATAGGAATAAATTTAACTAATAACTACGCTGTAAGCTATTTTTCAATTTTTATTGTACTGGCCTGGACGTATCTATTTGTACTATTTTCTTACAAACTATTAAAAAGTCGGGATTTATAG
- a CDS encoding PAS domain-containing sensor histidine kinase has protein sequence MKSKTLQIILVYVIISLIVAVVSHNLLNDYLFNPKFSYFFLTKDISFILITGFIFKYILSKNERKNIAVFKKLKETNEEIKESNEKYDIVAKATSDTIWDWKIQEDCINWNKGIESVFGYKQEEVGKTSKWWFDKIHPEDSIRMSVKLYSFIEQKTEKWQDQYRFRCADGTYKYVLDRGFLLKDENGRAIRMIGAIQDITKQKEEEQRLKLLETVITQSKDSILITEANSLDRKIPRIVYVNPAFSQMSGYSSDEIIGKSTNIFKGPNSDSEELKKLLRAIKNEEECVIETITYTKTKEEYWVRFAMIPIFNNEGVITHWISIQRDITDEKKLETEKEHLIRELTQNNKDLKQFSYITSHNLRAPLSNLIGLLNLIEDIPVENEELEEILTGFTKSTHLLNETINDLVKVIIIKDNPSMQKEEVFLQEIFENVFNQLSFQIELHKPIIKLKFEKVPTLIINKAYLESILLNLLTNSIKYKSENRKLKISITAEQIDHKAILTFKDNGIGIDLERNRDKVFGLYQRFHNYPDSKGLGLYLVKSQVETMGGTISIDSEVNKGTTFTITFKN, from the coding sequence ATGAAAAGTAAAACTCTCCAAATTATTCTAGTTTACGTTATCATATCGCTAATTGTGGCAGTTGTCAGCCATAATTTACTAAATGACTACTTATTCAATCCTAAATTCTCTTACTTTTTCTTAACAAAAGATATTTCTTTTATACTCATTACTGGATTCATTTTCAAATACATACTTTCCAAAAACGAACGAAAAAATATTGCTGTCTTTAAAAAATTAAAAGAGACAAACGAAGAAATTAAAGAATCCAACGAAAAATACGATATAGTAGCAAAAGCGACCAGCGACACTATTTGGGACTGGAAAATTCAGGAAGACTGTATCAACTGGAACAAGGGAATTGAGAGCGTATTCGGCTACAAACAGGAAGAAGTCGGCAAAACCTCAAAATGGTGGTTTGACAAAATCCACCCCGAAGACAGTATCAGAATGTCTGTTAAACTATATTCTTTTATTGAACAAAAAACAGAAAAATGGCAGGATCAATACCGTTTTAGATGTGCAGACGGAACTTATAAATATGTTTTAGACCGTGGTTTTCTTCTAAAAGATGAAAATGGAAGAGCCATAAGAATGATTGGAGCTATTCAGGATATTACCAAACAAAAAGAAGAAGAACAGAGGCTAAAACTTTTAGAAACTGTAATTACACAATCTAAAGATTCTATTTTAATTACTGAAGCGAATTCGTTAGACAGAAAAATTCCCCGAATTGTTTATGTAAATCCGGCTTTTTCTCAAATGTCAGGTTACAGTTCGGATGAAATAATAGGAAAATCGACTAATATCTTCAAAGGACCAAACTCAGATTCAGAAGAATTAAAAAAGTTACTGCGTGCCATAAAAAACGAAGAAGAATGTGTAATCGAAACTATTACGTACACCAAAACAAAAGAAGAATACTGGGTGCGTTTTGCCATGATTCCGATTTTCAACAACGAAGGCGTCATTACGCACTGGATTTCCATTCAAAGAGATATTACGGATGAGAAAAAACTTGAAACAGAAAAAGAACATCTTATTCGGGAACTGACACAAAACAACAAAGACTTAAAGCAATTCTCTTATATAACATCCCACAACCTTAGAGCACCTTTATCAAATTTAATTGGACTATTAAATCTTATAGAAGATATTCCGGTAGAAAACGAAGAGTTAGAAGAAATCCTGACAGGATTTACGAAATCTACTCATTTATTAAACGAGACCATAAACGATCTGGTAAAAGTAATTATCATAAAAGATAATCCTTCGATGCAAAAAGAAGAAGTATTTTTACAGGAAATTTTTGAAAATGTTTTTAACCAATTATCTTTTCAAATTGAACTGCACAAACCTATTATAAAATTAAAATTTGAAAAAGTCCCTACCTTAATTATAAATAAAGCTTATCTTGAAAGCATTTTACTGAATCTGCTGACCAATTCGATAAAATACAAATCAGAAAACAGAAAGCTGAAAATATCCATTACCGCAGAACAGATAGATCACAAAGCCATACTAACGTTTAAAGACAACGGAATTGGAATTGATCTTGAAAGAAATCGCGACAAGGTTTTTGGACTTTACCAAAGATTTCATAACTATCCTGACAGCAAGGGACTGGGTTTATATCTGGTAAAATCGCAGGTAGAGACAATGGGAGGCACAATTAGTATTGACAGTGAAGTCAACAAGGGCACAACATTTACCATAACATTTAAAAATTAA
- the proS gene encoding proline--tRNA ligase encodes MSKNLTTRSEDYSKWYNELVVKADLAENSGVRGCMVIKPYGYAIWEKMQAELDRMFKETGHQNAYFPLFVPKSMFEAEETNAEGFAKECAVVTHYRLKNDEERPGKLMVDPNAKLEEELIVRPTSEAIIWSTYKGWVQSYRDLPLLINQWANVVRWEMRTRLFLRTAEFLWQEGHTAHATKAEALEESEKMMNVYADFAENFMAIPVVKGFKTETERFAGADETYCIEALMQDGKALQAGTSHFLGQNFAKAFDVKFANAEGKQEHVWGTSWGVSTRLMGALIMTHSDDQGLVLPPNLAPVQVVIVPIHKTDEQLAEITAAVNELTAKLRKLKISVKYDDRTTQKPGFKFAEWELKGVPVRIAVGPKDLENGTFEVARRDNLTKEVVSSEKIVEHVNDLLEQIQTDLFAKALDYRNTHITEVNNFEEFKEVLEGKGGFISAHWDGTAATEEKIKDLTKATIRCIPLDAVEEAGTCVFTGNPSSKRVLFAKAY; translated from the coding sequence ATGAGTAAGAACCTTACTACAAGATCAGAAGATTATTCTAAATGGTATAACGAACTGGTTGTAAAAGCAGATTTAGCAGAGAATTCAGGTGTGAGAGGCTGTATGGTAATTAAGCCATACGGATATGCTATCTGGGAAAAAATGCAGGCTGAATTAGACAGGATGTTTAAAGAAACCGGACATCAAAATGCTTATTTTCCTTTATTCGTGCCGAAAAGCATGTTTGAAGCTGAAGAAACAAATGCGGAAGGATTTGCAAAAGAATGTGCGGTTGTAACGCATTACAGATTAAAGAATGACGAGGAAAGGCCGGGAAAACTTATGGTTGACCCAAATGCTAAACTGGAAGAAGAACTTATTGTTCGTCCTACCAGTGAAGCTATTATTTGGTCTACATATAAGGGATGGGTGCAGTCTTACAGAGATTTACCTTTATTAATAAACCAATGGGCGAATGTGGTTCGTTGGGAAATGCGTACACGTTTGTTTTTAAGAACTGCCGAGTTTTTATGGCAGGAAGGGCATACGGCTCACGCGACGAAAGCAGAAGCGCTTGAAGAATCTGAAAAGATGATGAATGTTTATGCGGATTTTGCAGAGAACTTTATGGCAATTCCGGTTGTAAAAGGGTTTAAGACAGAAACAGAACGTTTTGCAGGAGCAGATGAAACGTATTGTATTGAAGCTTTAATGCAGGACGGAAAAGCGCTGCAGGCAGGAACGTCTCACTTCTTGGGTCAGAACTTTGCCAAAGCTTTTGATGTTAAGTTTGCGAATGCAGAAGGAAAACAAGAGCACGTTTGGGGAACTTCGTGGGGAGTTTCTACTCGTTTGATGGGAGCGTTGATTATGACGCACTCTGATGATCAGGGATTGGTTCTGCCTCCAAACTTAGCCCCGGTTCAGGTTGTTATTGTGCCTATCCATAAAACAGATGAGCAATTAGCAGAAATTACAGCTGCAGTAAACGAATTGACAGCGAAATTAAGAAAACTTAAGATATCTGTTAAGTACGATGACAGAACTACTCAAAAACCAGGATTCAAATTTGCTGAATGGGAATTAAAAGGAGTTCCTGTTAGAATTGCGGTTGGTCCAAAAGATTTAGAAAATGGAACTTTTGAGGTGGCAAGACGTGATAATTTGACGAAAGAAGTGGTTTCGAGCGAAAAAATCGTTGAACACGTAAATGATCTTTTAGAGCAGATTCAAACTGATTTATTTGCAAAAGCATTAGATTATCGCAATACTCATATTACGGAAGTAAATAATTTTGAGGAATTTAAGGAAGTTTTAGAAGGTAAAGGCGGTTTTATTTCGGCTCACTGGGACGGAACTGCTGCGACAGAAGAAAAGATAAAAGATTTGACAAAAGCGACAATTCGCTGTATCCCTTTGGACGCTGTTGAAGAGGCGGGAACCTGTGTGTTTACTGGGAATCCTTCGTCTAAGAGAGTGCTTTTTGCAAAGGCATATTAA
- a CDS encoding response regulator — protein sequence MLEQILCIDDDPITLMLCKKVISKSSFAHEIITAQNGEEALHHFNNLKYTNNKNRVNKKPELIFLDLNMPVMGGWEFLDHFISEDYAEFNTAKVIVLSSTIDPEDLAKAKKYPIIIDFLSKPITQAMLEYLKKKIGPTM from the coding sequence ATGCTTGAGCAAATTTTATGTATTGACGACGATCCTATTACCTTAATGCTATGCAAAAAAGTAATTTCGAAATCATCATTTGCACATGAAATTATTACGGCTCAAAATGGCGAAGAAGCTTTGCACCACTTCAACAACTTAAAATATACCAATAACAAAAACAGGGTAAACAAAAAACCGGAATTGATTTTTCTGGATCTAAATATGCCGGTTATGGGAGGCTGGGAGTTTCTGGATCATTTTATCTCAGAAGATTATGCTGAATTCAATACTGCAAAAGTCATCGTATTATCTTCTACAATAGACCCTGAAGATCTTGCTAAAGCAAAAAAATACCCTATAATAATCGATTTTCTATCAAAACCAATCACTCAGGCAATGCTTGAATATCTTAAAAAGAAAATTGGACCAACTATGTAA
- the rpsT gene encoding 30S ribosomal protein S20 codes for MANHKSALKRIRSNEKRRVLNRYQHKTTRNAIKALRLATDKSDAAAKLSTVISMIDKLAKKNIIHDNKASNLKSKLTKHVAKL; via the coding sequence ATGGCAAATCATAAGTCAGCATTAAAAAGAATCAGAAGTAACGAAAAAAGAAGAGTTCTTAACAGATATCAGCATAAAACTACTCGTAATGCTATTAAAGCATTAAGATTAGCTACTGATAAATCTGATGCTGCTGCAAAATTATCAACTGTAATCTCTATGATTGATAAATTAGCTAAAAAGAACATCATTCATGATAACAAAGCTTCTAACTTGAAGTCTAAATTAACTAAGCACGTTGCTAAATTGTAA
- a CDS encoding ABC transporter ATP-binding protein gives METILTIENLSKRYGRIQALKNVSFSIQKGHVYGILGPNGSGKSTTLGIVLNVINKTSGDYKWFDGKVKTHDALKKVGAIIERPNFYPYMTAEENLKLVCKIKSINYSKIDEKLSLVGLIQRKHSKFSTFSLGMKQRLAIASALLNDPEILILDEPTNGLDPQGIHQIRDIIKEIASEGTTILLASHLLDEVEKVCSHVVVLRKGEILYSGSVDAMSANESFFEVCSNDNAVLKTILINHPAVDRIGEEDGKLLVYLKSELTASELNQFLFSKNIVLSHLVKRKNSLESQFLELTQNTNPKTN, from the coding sequence TTGGAAACCATACTTACTATCGAAAATCTCAGCAAAAGATACGGGCGTATTCAGGCTCTAAAAAATGTGTCTTTTTCTATACAAAAAGGACATGTATACGGAATTTTAGGCCCTAACGGAAGCGGAAAATCAACTACTTTAGGGATTGTGTTAAATGTGATTAACAAAACATCAGGCGATTACAAATGGTTTGACGGAAAAGTAAAAACACACGATGCGTTAAAAAAAGTAGGCGCCATAATCGAGCGTCCTAACTTTTATCCGTACATGACAGCCGAAGAAAATCTGAAACTGGTCTGCAAAATTAAAAGCATTAATTATTCTAAAATTGACGAAAAGCTGAGTCTGGTTGGTTTAATTCAAAGAAAACACAGCAAATTCAGCACCTTTTCATTAGGAATGAAACAGCGTCTGGCTATTGCATCGGCACTTTTAAACGATCCTGAGATTTTAATTTTAGACGAACCTACAAATGGTCTTGATCCGCAGGGAATTCACCAGATACGTGATATTATTAAAGAAATTGCTTCGGAGGGAACCACTATTTTACTGGCTTCACATTTATTAGATGAAGTCGAAAAAGTATGTTCGCATGTCGTAGTTTTAAGAAAAGGAGAAATTTTATACTCCGGTTCTGTAGATGCCATGTCTGCCAATGAAAGTTTCTTTGAAGTTTGTTCCAATGACAATGCCGTTCTAAAAACAATTCTGATAAATCATCCGGCAGTAGACCGAATTGGAGAAGAAGACGGAAAGCTTTTAGTATACTTAAAATCAGAATTAACAGCTTCTGAACTCAATCAGTTTTTATTTTCAAAAAACATTGTTTTAAGCCACCTGGTAAAACGTAAAAACAGTTTGGAATCGCAATTTTTAGAATTAACCCAAAATACCAATCCAAAAACGAACTAA